The following coding sequences lie in one Mesorhizobium sp. NZP2298 genomic window:
- the fdxB gene encoding ferredoxin III, nif-specific, protein MRDTFISRDGSIWVPEYLIAIDGKICIGCGRCFKVCSREVMHLYGVDDAGEILGACDADDDDFDGELNRMIMVVDHAGRCIGCGACGRVCPKNCQTHVAADQIAA, encoded by the coding sequence ATGAGGGACACATTCATCAGCCGCGACGGCTCCATATGGGTGCCGGAATATCTGATCGCTATAGATGGCAAGATCTGTATCGGCTGCGGCCGCTGCTTCAAAGTCTGCTCGCGCGAGGTCATGCATCTTTACGGCGTCGATGACGCGGGTGAAATCCTCGGCGCCTGCGACGCCGATGACGACGATTTCGATGGTGAGCTCAATCGCATGATCATGGTTGTCGACCATGCCGGCCGCTGCATTGGCTGCGGAGCCTGCGGCCGCGTCTGCCCAAAGAACTGCCAGACTCATGTCGCGGCCGACCAGATCGCAGCATGA
- a CDS encoding CCE_0567 family metalloprotein: protein MSNLDEMAKKVRKLQLRAAIAKTNLRDLAEGLPVKWIEIEEVAEKTHAVYAELDGARRELAKMKTLR, encoded by the coding sequence ATGTCAAACCTGGATGAGATGGCGAAGAAAGTCCGAAAGCTTCAACTGCGCGCGGCAATTGCCAAGACGAACTTGCGCGACCTTGCCGAGGGTCTCCCGGTCAAATGGATTGAGATAGAGGAAGTCGCCGAGAAAACGCATGCCGTTTATGCCGAGTTGGATGGTGCCAGGAGAGAGCTTGCCAAAATGAAGACTTTGCGATGA
- a CDS encoding class I tRNA ligase family protein — MRKSTFSRTQLSRVFGIDMAALGTGSAGTGFSFGKVAPGVTSEPHRHDEIEAFVVLSGAGKVRTDLGEISVAAGDVVLFHPFEAHVLHNDGLENLNFVDVYWCDGKAALEAAAQVAIPRGPIFVFSTPPTPNGDLHLGHLSGPYLGADVYTRFLRMKGVEAYHLTGSDDYQSYVATRADADQSTPGKVARHHADEIRATLALLDCEVHSFLPTLGDSAYAEFQAACFRSLLSSAAVDLRQSPALFDAVTGDYLYEPDVSGLCPDCGSSAGGNICEECGAPNLCHDLDAVRSRHSAEAPVVGSVRRPELALERCYDNIDRHLRASGAPVRIMDLFARLRQRGDFSVPIIHPSDWGLPAEGFPGQVTWVWPEMAFGFLYNIQTLATSLGRHWNAALPSKDWQIVHFFGFDNSFYHALLYPALYAEVFSHWTPRIRYHVNEFYLLDGQKFSTSRSHAVWGKEVLGQKTVDVVRLHLGLTRPEGERTNFTLDALRRTENEVFQGIWLNWLDALHGEIKQNFGGCVPDAGDWAPADRAFFARIEIHRAAMERAYSDDGFSVRRAAALACDFVSDCVVYRQAQDYEAARRLYPARTRTSLALQTTAAAILAQTLAPLMPRFASTLARAIDGVSTETWPTSVRRLAPGTTFDLGPVLGFYARAEFPVLNEEEA, encoded by the coding sequence ATGCGGAAATCCACGTTTTCTCGAACGCAGCTGTCGCGGGTGTTCGGTATCGACATGGCTGCGCTTGGGACGGGAAGCGCGGGCACCGGGTTTTCATTTGGCAAGGTGGCACCAGGCGTCACATCCGAGCCCCATCGGCACGACGAAATCGAGGCCTTCGTGGTCCTGTCTGGAGCGGGCAAGGTCAGGACCGACCTTGGGGAAATCTCGGTCGCAGCCGGCGATGTCGTTCTGTTCCATCCTTTTGAAGCGCATGTGCTGCACAACGATGGGCTCGAAAACCTAAACTTCGTCGATGTCTACTGGTGCGACGGCAAGGCGGCCCTCGAAGCTGCTGCACAGGTCGCGATTCCCCGCGGGCCGATCTTCGTCTTCTCCACGCCGCCGACGCCTAATGGCGATCTGCATCTGGGGCATCTTTCTGGCCCTTATCTTGGCGCCGATGTCTACACGCGTTTCCTGCGCATGAAAGGGGTCGAAGCCTATCACCTGACTGGAAGCGACGATTACCAGAGCTACGTCGCCACGCGTGCCGATGCCGATCAATCGACGCCCGGAAAGGTGGCGCGCCACCACGCCGACGAGATTCGAGCCACGCTTGCGCTTCTCGACTGTGAGGTCCACAGCTTCCTCCCCACCTTGGGCGATAGCGCTTATGCAGAGTTTCAAGCCGCGTGTTTCCGTAGTCTTCTGAGCAGCGCGGCGGTAGATCTGCGCCAAAGCCCTGCGCTCTTCGATGCTGTGACAGGCGACTACCTTTACGAGCCGGATGTAAGCGGCCTCTGCCCCGATTGCGGCAGCTCCGCTGGTGGCAACATCTGCGAGGAATGCGGCGCACCGAACCTATGCCACGACCTAGATGCAGTCCGGTCGCGGCACTCGGCCGAGGCGCCGGTGGTCGGCTCCGTGCGCCGTCCCGAACTTGCGCTGGAACGGTGCTACGACAATATCGACCGGCATTTAAGGGCGTCGGGCGCCCCCGTTCGGATCATGGACCTCTTCGCGCGTCTACGCCAACGCGGCGACTTTTCCGTGCCCATCATCCACCCGTCGGACTGGGGGCTACCGGCCGAGGGGTTCCCGGGGCAGGTGACCTGGGTCTGGCCAGAGATGGCGTTTGGCTTTCTTTACAACATCCAGACGCTAGCTACATCGCTCGGTCGACACTGGAATGCGGCCCTGCCCAGCAAGGACTGGCAAATTGTCCATTTCTTCGGCTTCGATAATTCCTTCTACCACGCCCTGCTTTATCCGGCGCTTTATGCTGAGGTCTTCTCCCACTGGACGCCGCGCATCCGGTATCATGTGAACGAGTTCTACCTGCTCGACGGTCAGAAGTTCTCGACAAGCCGCAGCCATGCGGTCTGGGGCAAAGAGGTTCTGGGCCAAAAGACAGTCGATGTCGTACGTCTTCATTTGGGCCTGACACGCCCGGAAGGTGAGCGGACGAACTTCACGCTGGACGCGCTACGCCGCACAGAGAACGAGGTGTTCCAAGGAATCTGGCTGAATTGGCTTGATGCGCTGCACGGGGAAATCAAGCAGAACTTTGGCGGCTGTGTGCCCGATGCTGGCGACTGGGCTCCCGCCGATCGCGCTTTCTTTGCTCGGATAGAGATCCATCGCGCGGCGATGGAACGCGCCTATTCGGACGATGGCTTCTCGGTCCGGCGCGCGGCCGCGCTGGCCTGCGATTTCGTGAGCGATTGTGTAGTCTACCGACAGGCGCAAGACTATGAAGCGGCGCGACGTCTCTATCCCGCCCGCACCCGCACTTCGCTCGCCCTTCAGACGACGGCCGCTGCGATCCTGGCGCAGACACTCGCACCGCTGATGCCCCGATTCGCCAGCACGCTGGCGCGAGCTATCGATGGCGTCTCGACCGAAACATGGCCCACGTCCGTCCGGCGCCTTGCGCCAGGAACGACCTTTGATCTCGGACCCGTGCTAGGCTTCTACGCCAGAGCAGAGTTTCCTGTTCTCAATGAGGAGGAGGCATAA
- a CDS encoding phytanoyl-CoA dioxygenase family protein yields the protein MLTDAHREKWQKDGYVRLERFFDPAAVEGMSSFVEDISRWDVSDDKWLMWFEKTTDDRKITSKAENFLDFHDPLRLLLLEDQRINSAVEDLLGEDSRRLKELLIFHYPDSGGYRPHQDIYHIPHRLPDRMVHAIVAIGIDDSDPDNGGLFFSPGNHKKGVFPMDAGGVIDPEVAETFSWEPAVWKAGDIFIFDDYAPHYSKPNKSNRSRRTLYLVFQRASTGGPTRAEYNVLKRALNPPEGKVADLDNLKLPNGIFYRD from the coding sequence ATGTTGACCGATGCACACAGAGAAAAGTGGCAGAAAGACGGATACGTCAGGCTCGAAAGGTTCTTCGATCCCGCGGCTGTGGAAGGTATGTCTAGCTTTGTTGAAGACATATCACGCTGGGATGTCAGCGATGATAAATGGCTCATGTGGTTCGAGAAGACGACTGATGATCGAAAGATCACCTCTAAGGCCGAGAATTTTCTGGACTTCCATGACCCATTGCGTCTGCTCCTCCTAGAAGATCAGCGCATAAACTCTGCGGTCGAGGATTTGCTTGGCGAAGATTCGCGCAGACTCAAGGAGTTGCTGATCTTCCACTATCCCGATAGCGGCGGTTATCGCCCGCATCAGGACATTTATCACATTCCACACAGGCTGCCCGACCGGATGGTCCATGCGATCGTTGCCATAGGCATTGACGATTCCGACCCGGACAATGGTGGCCTTTTCTTCAGCCCCGGCAACCACAAGAAGGGGGTATTTCCCATGGATGCCGGCGGGGTGATTGATCCTGAGGTCGCCGAAACATTCTCCTGGGAACCCGCAGTATGGAAGGCTGGCGACATCTTCATCTTCGACGATTATGCACCGCATTACTCGAAGCCGAATAAAAGCAATCGTTCGCGGCGGACGCTCTACTTGGTGTTCCAGCGTGCTTCAACCGGTGGACCGACCCGCGCTGAATATAACGTGCTTAAGCGCGCCCTTAATCCGCCAGAGGGCAAAGTGGCTGATCTCGACAACCTCAAGCTCCCAAACGGCATTTTCTATCGCGATTGA